A genomic region of Caulobacter sp. NIBR2454 contains the following coding sequences:
- a CDS encoding alpha/beta fold hydrolase, with the protein MSALIDMMPPVQYADVNGVRLAYYEAGPRQGVPIILSHGFPELAFSWRHQIKALADAGRWVIAPDQRGYGLTGGPDAVSDYDMAHLTGDLVGLMDHLGVEKAVVCGHDWGGIVVWQMPLMHPDRVAGVISLNTPFYPRPPVDPIMVMRARLGEDMYIVHFQKPGEADAILGRDVAKTMGFMLRRPPTNQGPSAGFATERKEGDGSAFPLVKMVEAYDPAHDTRETFLTPAEFDVFVESFQRTGFTGGINWYRNFTRNWEASADLPTTIDKPSLMVMAELDAVLPPSSADRMDEFIPGLEKALIKGSGHWTQQEQPKAVNEVLIDWLDRRFPL; encoded by the coding sequence ATGTCAGCCCTCATCGATATGATGCCGCCGGTTCAATACGCCGACGTCAACGGCGTCCGCCTCGCCTATTACGAAGCCGGCCCGCGCCAGGGCGTGCCGATCATCCTAAGCCACGGCTTTCCCGAACTGGCCTTTTCCTGGCGCCATCAGATCAAGGCCTTGGCCGACGCCGGCCGTTGGGTGATCGCGCCGGACCAGCGCGGCTACGGCCTCACCGGCGGGCCGGACGCGGTGTCCGACTACGACATGGCCCATCTGACAGGCGACCTTGTGGGCCTTATGGATCACCTGGGCGTGGAGAAGGCCGTGGTCTGCGGCCACGACTGGGGCGGCATCGTCGTATGGCAGATGCCGCTGATGCATCCCGACCGGGTCGCCGGCGTCATCAGCCTCAATACGCCCTTCTATCCCCGCCCGCCTGTCGACCCGATCATGGTCATGCGCGCCCGCCTGGGCGAGGACATGTACATCGTCCACTTCCAGAAGCCGGGAGAGGCCGACGCCATCCTGGGCCGCGACGTGGCCAAGACCATGGGCTTCATGCTGCGACGCCCACCGACCAACCAGGGCCCCTCCGCCGGCTTCGCCACCGAACGCAAGGAAGGCGATGGCTCGGCCTTCCCGCTGGTGAAGATGGTCGAGGCCTACGACCCCGCTCACGACACCCGCGAGACCTTCCTCACCCCCGCCGAGTTCGACGTCTTCGTCGAAAGCTTCCAGCGAACCGGCTTCACCGGCGGCATCAACTGGTACCGGAACTTCACCCGCAACTGGGAAGCCTCGGCCGACCTGCCCACCACCATCGACAAGCCCAGCCTGATGGTCATGGCCGAACTCGACGCCGTGCTGCCGCCCTCCTCCGCCGACCGCATGGACGAGTTCATTCCGGGCCTGGAAAAGGCGCTCATCAAGGGATCCGGCCATTGGACGCAGCAGGAGCAGCCCAAGGCGGTCAACGAAGTGCTCATCGACTGGCTCGACCGCCGTTTTCCGCTGTAG
- the rodA gene encoding rod shape-determining protein RodA, with product MTMSALTRPGERDRLIVKFKEIDWVFCLALCLIAGAGILMQFSIAGGSWTPWALSTAGRFAFCFVLMICLAMIDLRVWFALSYPIYGLGLILLVAVEVVGDISLGAQRWLQLGPVRLQPSEIMKIGVVLGLARFYHGMSGESARLSWWLLIPAAMVGVPVLLVAHQPDLGTAVLIAATGGAIMVLAGLSWKIIGGLILGVAAAIPPFVMFVLHDYQRKRVLTFLDPESDPSGSGYHILQSKIALGSGGLLGKGFGLGSQSQLNFLPEKHTDFIFATLAEEFGFVGCASVLFLFGAVIFMALRMASITHSHFARLGAAGVTATFALYVLINGAMVMGMAPVVGVPMAMLSYGGTVMLTMMIGFGLVLAARVHRYSEVSSGKGTLL from the coding sequence ATGACCATGAGCGCCCTGACACGGCCCGGCGAACGCGACCGGCTGATCGTCAAGTTCAAGGAGATCGACTGGGTCTTCTGCCTGGCCCTGTGCCTGATCGCCGGGGCCGGCATCCTGATGCAGTTCTCCATCGCCGGCGGCTCGTGGACGCCGTGGGCGCTGTCGACGGCGGGGCGCTTCGCCTTCTGCTTCGTGCTGATGATCTGTCTGGCGATGATCGACCTGCGGGTCTGGTTCGCGCTGTCCTATCCGATCTATGGGCTGGGACTGATCCTGCTGGTGGCGGTGGAGGTGGTGGGCGACATCTCGCTGGGGGCGCAGCGCTGGTTGCAGCTTGGGCCGGTGCGCCTACAGCCGTCTGAGATCATGAAGATCGGGGTCGTGCTGGGTCTGGCGCGCTTTTATCACGGCATGTCGGGCGAGAGCGCGCGGCTGTCGTGGTGGCTGCTGATCCCGGCGGCGATGGTGGGCGTGCCGGTATTGCTGGTGGCGCACCAGCCCGACCTTGGCACCGCGGTGCTGATCGCCGCCACGGGCGGGGCGATCATGGTGCTGGCCGGCCTGTCGTGGAAGATCATCGGGGGCCTGATCCTCGGCGTCGCCGCGGCGATCCCGCCGTTCGTGATGTTCGTGCTGCACGACTATCAGCGCAAGCGAGTGCTGACCTTCCTTGATCCCGAGAGCGATCCGTCGGGATCGGGCTATCACATCCTGCAGTCCAAGATCGCGCTCGGTTCGGGCGGCCTGCTGGGCAAGGGCTTTGGCCTGGGCTCGCAGAGCCAGCTGAACTTCCTGCCGGAAAAGCATACCGACTTCATCTTCGCGACCCTGGCCGAGGAGTTCGGTTTCGTGGGCTGCGCCTCGGTGTTGTTCCTGTTTGGCGCGGTGATCTTCATGGCCCTGCGCATGGCCTCGATCACCCACAGCCATTTCGCGCGATTGGGCGCGGCCGGGGTGACGGCGACCTTCGCGCTCTATGTCCTGATCAATGGCGCCATGGTGATGGGCATGGCGCCCGTGGTGGGCGTGCCCATGGCGATGCTGTCCTATGGCGGCACCGTGATGCTGACCATGATGATCGGCTTCGGCCTGGTGCTGGCGGCGAGAGTCCACCGCTACTCGGAAGTCTCTTCGGGCAAGGGCACGCTGCTGTAG
- a CDS encoding serine hydrolase domain-containing protein, giving the protein MNFPDMRRPILAIYFLAGVMAASLLASAATAYEPPQAVVAAIKEKAGFSGVAIVDTGDGAPFVYVAGGAGRGQPMTPSTRFDIGSITKLMTAVAVMQLSEAGLVNLEAPVGTYLADLPKEARTRTVTEILRHEAGFGDFLEAATRDQLLQARNNHDFYNLALKHPVGSAGAFSYSNTGFVVLGELVERVGGSPYEAYLRTRVLVPAGVRAALFGRSDRIAAPEVAIGLMRPEANGAPPPKAQSEFTQETTALTGWVTSAAGGLYVTAPELASFGRALLGNRLISASGLAKLCPQVSEKTMIRGLGCMVMPDGGLGHNGVRPGMYGIMLASPKTGAVVVALSNHDRQAEGVFWPLWAAVAER; this is encoded by the coding sequence ATGAACTTTCCGGACATGAGACGCCCAATATTGGCCATCTACTTTCTTGCAGGTGTGATGGCTGCTTCCCTACTCGCATCAGCGGCGACGGCTTATGAACCTCCTCAAGCTGTCGTGGCGGCGATTAAAGAGAAGGCGGGGTTTTCGGGCGTCGCCATAGTCGATACCGGTGACGGCGCGCCATTTGTCTATGTGGCCGGCGGTGCAGGTCGCGGTCAGCCCATGACGCCTTCCACTCGTTTCGACATCGGCTCCATCACCAAGCTTATGACCGCTGTAGCGGTCATGCAGCTGAGCGAAGCTGGCTTGGTTAACCTTGAGGCTCCGGTCGGCACATACTTGGCCGATCTCCCGAAGGAAGCGCGCACCAGGACTGTCACAGAGATTTTGCGTCACGAGGCCGGCTTTGGCGATTTCCTTGAGGCGGCGACGCGCGACCAACTCCTGCAAGCGCGCAACAACCACGACTTCTACAATCTTGCCCTGAAGCACCCTGTGGGATCGGCTGGCGCGTTCTCCTACTCCAACACTGGGTTTGTCGTGTTGGGTGAACTCGTCGAGCGGGTCGGCGGATCGCCCTATGAGGCGTATCTGCGAACCAGGGTGCTCGTTCCCGCTGGCGTGCGAGCCGCCTTGTTCGGCAGGTCCGACCGGATCGCGGCCCCCGAAGTTGCGATCGGTCTGATGCGACCAGAAGCCAACGGTGCTCCTCCCCCGAAGGCTCAGAGCGAATTCACTCAGGAAACCACGGCGCTGACCGGTTGGGTGACAAGTGCGGCGGGCGGTCTCTACGTAACCGCGCCGGAGCTGGCGTCATTCGGCCGGGCTCTGCTCGGCAATCGGCTGATATCCGCTTCGGGTCTTGCCAAGCTGTGCCCGCAGGTGTCCGAGAAGACGATGATCCGAGGGCTTGGCTGCATGGTGATGCCCGATGGCGGATTGGGCCACAACGGGGTGCGGCCTGGCATGTACGGCATCATGTTGGCGTCGCCGAAGACGGGCGCTGTGGTTGTCGCGCTCAGCAATCATGACCGTCAAGCTGAAGGCGTCTTCTGGCCGCTTTGGGCGGCGGTGGCGGAACGTTAA
- the pip gene encoding prolyl aminopeptidase: MDQNAASPVMSQAGRRGLYPEIDANAFGWMRTDGPHEIYYEECGNPNGKAAIVLHGGPGGAINPTMRRFFDPSKWRVALFDQRGCGRSRPNASLDDNTTWSLIADIERLREKLGVEKWTVFGGSWGSTLALAYAITHPDRVEGLVLRGIFLLTERELRWFYQDGASMLFPDAWERFVKPIPEAERGDLMAAYHKRLTHPDRTIQAEAAAAWSQWEGDTISIRGPEARPPKFNEVDFAIAFARIECHFFTNRGFFEHDGWLLKNVDKIAHIPGWIVQGRFDVVTPLESAYALHKAWPKSSFNIIWDAGHASTEPGVIDALIRATDAAAR; this comes from the coding sequence ATGGATCAAAACGCCGCTTCCCCCGTCATGTCCCAGGCCGGCCGCCGCGGGCTCTATCCCGAGATCGACGCCAACGCCTTCGGCTGGATGCGGACCGACGGCCCGCACGAAATCTATTACGAGGAATGCGGCAACCCCAACGGCAAGGCGGCCATCGTCCTGCACGGGGGGCCCGGCGGCGCGATCAACCCGACCATGCGGCGGTTTTTTGATCCGTCGAAGTGGCGCGTCGCCCTGTTCGATCAGCGCGGCTGCGGGCGCTCTCGCCCCAACGCCAGCCTGGACGACAACACCACCTGGTCGCTGATCGCCGACATCGAACGCCTGCGCGAGAAGCTAGGCGTCGAGAAGTGGACCGTGTTCGGCGGCTCCTGGGGCTCCACCCTGGCCCTGGCCTACGCCATCACCCATCCCGACCGGGTCGAGGGCCTGGTCCTGCGCGGCATCTTCCTGCTGACGGAGCGCGAGCTGCGCTGGTTCTACCAGGACGGCGCCTCCATGCTGTTCCCCGATGCCTGGGAGCGGTTCGTCAAACCCATTCCGGAAGCCGAGCGCGGCGACCTCATGGCCGCCTATCACAAGCGCCTCACCCACCCCGACCGCACCATCCAGGCCGAGGCCGCCGCCGCGTGGAGCCAGTGGGAGGGCGACACCATCTCGATCCGTGGCCCCGAAGCCCGGCCGCCCAAGTTCAACGAGGTCGATTTCGCCATCGCCTTCGCGCGGATCGAATGCCACTTCTTCACCAACCGGGGCTTCTTCGAGCATGACGGCTGGCTGCTGAAAAACGTCGACAAGATCGCCCACATCCCGGGCTGGATCGTCCAGGGTCGCTTCGACGTGGTCACCCCGCTGGAGAGCGCCTACGCCCTCCATAAGGCCTGGCCCAAGTCGAGCTTCAACATCATCTGGGACGCCGGCCACGCCTCGACCGAGCCCGGCGTCATCGACGCCCTGATCCGCGCCACCGACGCCGCCGCCCGCTGA
- the mreC gene encoding rod shape-determining protein MreC, with product MALKEGQFGELKVPLTWTAAVALIVAGIVAVALLVNDRRETLQNQAYGVTRQAVDTVAAPVSGAVSAPGRWTRSASDWIGDYFFAVSENRKLKAELVEMRQWRDVALAQRDINERYRTLMGLRTDPPIPMVAARVISDSRGPFANTRLADAGKDKGVVTGNPVMSEHGLIGRVVGVSSDVSRVLLLTDVTSRTPVMIDRTNARSILTGDGGPNPRLEYLRGRDPVKEGDRIVTSGDGGVLPRGLPVGVAVKALDGSWRVALFADSTPIDYVRILLFKDFAQLADQKGLSTTQLPSIDTEDPQARKPQSIIGNAVAPTPAPAPAAGAPTTPAPAAPRVQPPAATPPQPTPPATTPGTPQ from the coding sequence GTGGCCTTGAAAGAAGGTCAGTTTGGCGAGTTGAAGGTCCCGCTGACCTGGACGGCGGCGGTGGCCTTGATCGTGGCCGGCATAGTCGCCGTCGCCTTGCTGGTGAATGATCGCCGCGAGACCCTGCAGAACCAGGCCTATGGCGTCACGCGCCAGGCGGTGGACACCGTCGCGGCTCCCGTCAGCGGCGCCGTGTCCGCGCCGGGACGCTGGACGCGGTCGGCCAGCGACTGGATCGGCGACTACTTCTTCGCCGTGTCCGAGAACCGCAAGCTGAAGGCCGAACTGGTCGAGATGCGCCAGTGGCGAGACGTGGCCCTGGCGCAGCGCGATATCAACGAGCGCTACCGCACCCTGATGGGCCTGCGCACCGATCCGCCGATCCCGATGGTGGCGGCGCGGGTCATCAGCGACTCCCGCGGTCCGTTCGCCAACACCCGCCTGGCCGACGCCGGCAAGGACAAGGGCGTGGTCACCGGCAATCCGGTGATGAGCGAGCATGGCCTGATCGGCCGTGTCGTGGGGGTCTCCAGCGACGTCAGCCGGGTGCTGCTGCTCACGGACGTGACCTCGCGCACGCCGGTGATGATCGACCGCACCAACGCCCGCTCGATCCTGACGGGCGACGGCGGGCCCAACCCACGCCTGGAATATCTGCGCGGACGTGATCCGGTGAAGGAGGGCGACCGGATCGTCACCTCGGGCGACGGCGGCGTGCTGCCGCGCGGTCTGCCGGTCGGCGTGGCGGTCAAGGCGCTGGACGGCAGCTGGCGGGTGGCGCTGTTCGCCGACTCCACGCCGATCGACTACGTGCGCATCCTTCTGTTCAAGGACTTCGCCCAACTGGCCGACCAGAAGGGCCTGTCGACGACCCAGCTGCCGAGCATCGACACCGAGGACCCGCAGGCTCGCAAGCCGCAGTCGATCATCGGCAATGCGGTCGCGCCCACGCCGGCGCCTGCTCCAGCCGCGGGCGCGCCGACAACCCCGGCGCCGGCAGCGCCGCGCGTACAGCCTCCTGCCGCGACCCCGCCGCAGCCGACGCCGCCCGCGACGACCCCGGGGACGCCCCAGTGA
- the rsgA gene encoding ribosome small subunit-dependent GTPase A, which translates to MIKQYGWSEALAGVFEQQARAGHAPGRIVVQHRDGYLVATDEGELRAKASGRLLEEVGPPAVGDWVALSMNPSERTATLHAILPRRTSFVRRAAGSAQGMQVIAANIDVAFVVTSLNAELNARRIERYLAAAWQSGARPVVVLTKADLCDDPDGQAAEIAALAAGCPVIVISARQGLGLEALRAHVAPGETCVLIGSSGVGKSTLVNALLGEDKMATNAIREADDHGRHTTSHRELVLLPDGRLILDTPGIREVGLIDAEEGVSVVFDDIELLTQNCRFNDCGHVSEPGCAVRAALESGALDPARWAHFQKLGLELAAVEEKADRAAHEAERSRLAALQKKYRATKRNDRGGGGD; encoded by the coding sequence TTGATCAAGCAGTACGGATGGTCAGAGGCGCTGGCGGGCGTGTTCGAGCAGCAGGCGCGGGCGGGCCATGCGCCGGGGCGGATCGTCGTCCAGCATCGCGACGGCTATCTGGTCGCCACCGACGAGGGGGAACTGCGGGCCAAGGCCTCTGGCAGACTGCTGGAAGAGGTCGGACCGCCGGCCGTCGGCGACTGGGTGGCGCTGTCGATGAACCCGTCGGAGCGAACCGCCACCCTTCACGCCATCCTGCCGCGCCGCACGTCTTTCGTTCGCAGGGCGGCGGGCAGCGCGCAGGGGATGCAGGTCATCGCGGCCAATATCGACGTGGCGTTCGTGGTCACGTCGCTGAACGCCGAGCTGAATGCGCGCCGGATCGAGCGCTACCTGGCCGCCGCGTGGCAAAGCGGTGCGCGGCCCGTGGTGGTGCTGACCAAGGCCGACCTATGTGACGATCCGGACGGGCAGGCCGCGGAGATCGCGGCCCTGGCGGCGGGTTGTCCGGTGATCGTGATTTCGGCGCGGCAGGGCTTGGGGCTGGAGGCCCTGCGGGCCCATGTCGCCCCGGGCGAGACCTGCGTGCTGATCGGCTCGTCAGGGGTGGGCAAGTCCACCCTGGTGAATGCGCTGCTGGGCGAAGACAAGATGGCGACCAACGCCATCCGTGAGGCCGACGATCATGGACGCCACACCACCAGCCACCGCGAACTTGTCCTGCTGCCCGACGGGCGGCTGATCCTGGATACGCCCGGCATCCGCGAAGTAGGGCTGATCGATGCGGAGGAGGGGGTCAGCGTCGTCTTCGATGACATCGAGTTGCTGACGCAGAACTGCCGGTTCAACGACTGCGGCCACGTCAGCGAACCGGGCTGCGCGGTGCGTGCGGCGCTGGAGAGCGGCGCTCTCGATCCCGCGCGCTGGGCCCACTTCCAGAAACTTGGGCTGGAACTAGCGGCGGTGGAGGAGAAGGCCGACCGGGCGGCGCATGAAGCCGAGCGCAGTCGCCTTGCCGCCCTTCAGAAGAAATACCGCGCCACCAAGCGCAATGACCGCGGCGGCGGCGGCGACTGA
- a CDS encoding rod shape-determining protein, protein MFSSLFGVISNDIAIDLGTANTLIYQKGKGIVLNEPSVVALRNVGGRKTVHAVGIEAKQMLGRTPGHMEAIRPMRDGVIADFEVAEEMIKYFIRKVHNRKGFVNPKVIVCVPSGATAVERRAINDSCLNAGARRVGLIDEPMAAAIGAGLPIHEPTGSMVVDIGGGTTEVAVLSLSGIVYSRSVRVGGDKMDEAIISYMRRHHNLLIGETTAERIKKEIGTARAPADGEGLSIDVKGRDLMQGVPREVRISEKQAADALSEPVGQIVEAVKVALEATPPELASDIADKGIMLTGGGALLRGLDAEIRDHTGLPVTVADDPLSCVALGCGKVLEHPKWMKGVLESTLA, encoded by the coding sequence GACATCGCCATCGATCTCGGCACCGCCAACACCCTCATCTATCAGAAGGGCAAAGGCATCGTGCTGAACGAGCCCAGCGTTGTCGCGCTGCGCAATGTCGGCGGCCGCAAGACCGTCCACGCCGTCGGCATCGAGGCCAAGCAGATGCTGGGCCGCACGCCGGGCCACATGGAGGCCATCCGCCCCATGCGCGACGGGGTCATCGCCGACTTCGAAGTCGCCGAAGAGATGATCAAGTACTTCATCCGCAAGGTTCACAACCGGAAGGGCTTTGTGAATCCCAAGGTGATCGTGTGTGTGCCGTCGGGCGCCACCGCGGTCGAACGCCGCGCCATCAATGATTCCTGCCTGAACGCCGGCGCGCGCCGCGTCGGCCTGATCGACGAGCCCATGGCCGCGGCCATCGGCGCCGGCCTGCCTATCCACGAGCCGACCGGCTCGATGGTCGTCGACATCGGCGGCGGCACCACCGAAGTGGCCGTGCTGTCGCTGTCGGGCATCGTCTATTCGCGTTCGGTCCGCGTCGGCGGCGACAAGATGGACGAGGCGATCATCAGCTACATGCGTCGCCACCATAACCTTCTGATCGGCGAAACCACCGCCGAGCGCATCAAGAAGGAGATCGGCACCGCCCGGGCGCCGGCCGATGGCGAAGGCCTGTCGATCGACGTGAAGGGCCGCGACCTGATGCAGGGCGTGCCCCGCGAAGTGCGCATCAGCGAAAAGCAGGCGGCGGACGCCCTGTCCGAACCCGTCGGCCAGATCGTCGAAGCGGTGAAGGTGGCTCTGGAAGCCACTCCGCCGGAACTGGCCAGCGACATCGCCGACAAGGGCATCATGCTCACCGGCGGCGGCGCCCTGCTGCGCGGCCTGGACGCCGAGATCCGCGACCACACCGGCCTGCCGGTGACCGTGGCCGACGATCCGCTGTCGTGCGTGGCGCTGGGCTGCGGCAAGGTGCTCGAGCATCCCAAGTGGATGAAGGGCGTCCTGGAATCGACGCTCGCCTAA
- the mrdA gene encoding penicillin-binding protein 2 — MGEPSIFFSEVNERQGAFHRRAFLMGGLTGVGLLALGGRLAQLQLVEAGRYQKLSAGNQFNFRLAPPPRGLVLDRNGVSLASNRPNFRLLVSRSTEMDVDKTMEELSLLVPIDPARKKRLIRDIKASPKNAPVAVMEDMSWEEFSRINVRAPELLGVTADMGEVRVYPFGGAFAHVIGYVAKISDRDLKAAGPNPDPLLLHPGFRIGKQGVEKALDIELRGKPGANKVEVDARGRVVRADPEGDIPSVPGKEVRLTLDADIQNRALEVMGNESGAIVLMDCRSGDVLCMVSAPSFDANRFVRGLSGPEYRALAEYERRPLLDKALSGTYPPGSTFKPMTGLACLAAGIDPEERVHCSGGWFFGGRTFHCWSRHGSQNLHDAIKNSCDTYFYQMSLRVGPDKIAEVARAFGFGQIFDIGIPGQKAGTVPDREWKKRAFKKNPANQVWYPGETPSYAIGQGALAVNALQLCVMTARLANGKKALNPRLIKSVGGVERPHGDEVPDLPFSQDFLNIVRGGMASVANDQGGTAYRQSQLGLGDVKMAGKTGTAQVRSYGSGSRKMTGVPWRFKDHNLYIAFAPYDDPRYALSVIIQHGGLGGATAGAPRAREVMRVALLKDPEIRARIERPLPLPELAPEAIVEGVAPDAPIETPAPPTPTPTPETPQ, encoded by the coding sequence ATGGGCGAGCCTTCAATCTTCTTCTCCGAGGTGAACGAGCGGCAAGGCGCGTTCCACCGCCGCGCGTTCCTGATGGGCGGGCTGACGGGCGTCGGCCTGCTGGCCCTGGGCGGGCGGCTGGCGCAGCTGCAACTGGTCGAGGCGGGGCGTTATCAGAAGCTTTCGGCCGGCAACCAGTTCAACTTCCGCCTGGCGCCGCCGCCGCGCGGACTGGTGCTGGACCGCAACGGCGTGTCCCTGGCGTCAAACCGCCCCAACTTCCGCCTGCTGGTGTCACGCAGCACCGAGATGGACGTGGACAAGACCATGGAGGAGCTATCGCTTCTGGTCCCCATCGATCCCGCGCGCAAAAAGCGGCTGATCCGCGACATCAAGGCCAGTCCCAAGAACGCGCCGGTCGCGGTCATGGAGGACATGAGCTGGGAAGAGTTCAGCCGCATCAATGTGCGCGCGCCTGAGCTGCTCGGCGTGACGGCCGACATGGGCGAGGTGCGGGTCTATCCGTTCGGCGGCGCCTTCGCGCACGTGATCGGCTATGTGGCCAAGATTTCCGACCGCGACCTGAAAGCGGCTGGCCCCAATCCCGATCCGCTGCTGCTGCATCCTGGCTTCCGCATCGGCAAGCAGGGGGTGGAGAAGGCCCTCGACATCGAGCTGCGGGGCAAGCCCGGCGCGAACAAGGTCGAGGTGGACGCTCGGGGCCGCGTGGTTCGCGCCGACCCCGAAGGCGACATCCCGTCGGTCCCCGGCAAGGAAGTTCGCCTCACCCTCGACGCCGATATCCAGAACCGCGCGCTGGAGGTGATGGGCAACGAGAGCGGGGCCATCGTGCTGATGGACTGCCGCAGCGGCGACGTCCTGTGCATGGTCTCGGCGCCAAGCTTCGACGCCAACCGTTTCGTGCGCGGACTTTCGGGGCCGGAATACCGGGCGCTGGCCGAGTATGAGCGCCGTCCCCTGCTGGACAAGGCGTTGAGCGGCACCTACCCGCCGGGCTCGACCTTCAAGCCGATGACGGGCCTGGCCTGCCTGGCGGCGGGGATCGATCCGGAGGAACGGGTCCACTGTTCAGGGGGCTGGTTCTTCGGCGGGCGGACTTTCCACTGCTGGAGCCGCCATGGCTCGCAGAACCTGCACGACGCGATCAAGAACTCCTGCGACACCTATTTCTACCAGATGTCGCTGCGGGTCGGGCCGGACAAGATCGCCGAGGTGGCGCGGGCCTTCGGCTTTGGCCAGATCTTCGACATCGGCATCCCCGGCCAGAAGGCGGGCACGGTTCCCGACCGGGAATGGAAGAAGCGCGCCTTCAAGAAGAACCCGGCCAACCAGGTCTGGTACCCCGGCGAGACGCCCAGCTATGCGATCGGGCAGGGGGCTTTGGCGGTCAACGCCTTGCAGCTGTGCGTGATGACCGCGCGGCTGGCCAACGGGAAGAAGGCGCTGAACCCGCGCCTGATCAAGTCGGTCGGCGGGGTGGAGCGTCCGCACGGCGACGAGGTTCCGGACCTGCCGTTCAGCCAGGATTTCCTGAACATCGTGCGCGGCGGCATGGCGTCCGTGGCCAATGACCAGGGGGGCACGGCCTATCGTCAGAGCCAGCTTGGTCTGGGCGACGTGAAGATGGCGGGCAAGACGGGCACGGCGCAGGTGCGGTCCTATGGCTCGGGCTCGCGCAAGATGACGGGCGTGCCGTGGCGGTTCAAGGATCACAACCTCTATATCGCCTTCGCGCCCTATGACGATCCGCGCTACGCCCTGTCGGTCATCATCCAGCATGGCGGCTTGGGCGGCGCCACCGCCGGGGCCCCCCGCGCGCGCGAGGTGATGCGCGTGGCCCTGTTGAAGGACCCCGAAATCCGGGCCCGGATCGAGCGCCCGCTGCCGCTGCCGGAACTGGCGCCCGAGGCGATCGTCGAGGGCGTAGCGCCCGACGCGCCGATCGAGACGCCCGCGCCACCAACGCCGACTCCCACGCCGGAGACGCCGCAATGA
- a CDS encoding multidrug effflux MFS transporter — protein sequence MTSSPAIQPAPTPWRLVVLLGALTAFAPMSIDMYLPALPQLARDLHAPPEQAQLTLATFFAGMAIGQFFYGPASDRFGRRIPILFGIGVYIAASIGCALAASMDQLIIARLVQALGGCAGAVVARAVVRDQFNHVDTARILSLLTLIMGLAPILAPLLGGWVLTVASWRAIFWVLAGFGVLCGLGVILTLKESRSEETAAQARSENPIRAFRVLLSNRRLLGYAAAGALNGAVLFTYISSSPELLIGTYGFSPQAFGWVFGLNAFGVIGASQVNRLLLRRMTPDAVLARASIAAVIFAVVLMIAAVTGIGGMWSVLLLLFAALASYGLMAGNTMAGALSVDPRRAGSVSALMGGASFGAGALAAWAGGALHDGTARPMAGVMLLCLAGSMAALYLLALRKPQSA from the coding sequence GTGACATCCTCCCCCGCAATACAGCCCGCCCCTACGCCGTGGCGACTCGTCGTCCTGCTCGGCGCCCTGACCGCGTTCGCGCCCATGTCGATCGACATGTACCTGCCGGCCCTGCCGCAGCTGGCGCGCGACCTGCACGCGCCGCCGGAACAGGCGCAACTGACCCTGGCGACCTTCTTCGCGGGCATGGCGATCGGGCAATTCTTCTATGGGCCCGCGTCTGACCGGTTCGGGCGGCGCATCCCGATCCTGTTCGGCATCGGCGTCTATATCGCTGCGTCGATCGGGTGCGCGCTCGCGGCAAGCATGGACCAGCTCATCATCGCGCGGTTGGTGCAGGCGCTGGGCGGCTGCGCCGGAGCGGTTGTCGCCCGCGCCGTGGTGCGGGACCAGTTCAACCATGTGGACACCGCGCGCATCCTGTCGCTTTTGACCCTGATCATGGGGCTGGCGCCGATTCTGGCGCCCCTGCTGGGCGGGTGGGTGCTGACGGTCGCTAGCTGGCGCGCGATCTTCTGGGTGCTGGCCGGTTTTGGCGTGCTGTGCGGCCTTGGCGTGATCCTGACGCTGAAGGAGTCGCGGTCGGAAGAGACGGCCGCGCAGGCGCGCTCCGAGAACCCCATCCGGGCGTTCCGAGTGCTGCTGAGCAATCGGCGGCTGCTGGGCTACGCCGCGGCCGGCGCTTTGAACGGGGCGGTGTTGTTCACCTACATATCCTCGTCGCCGGAGCTGTTGATCGGCACATACGGTTTCTCGCCCCAGGCCTTCGGTTGGGTGTTCGGCCTCAACGCCTTTGGAGTGATCGGGGCCAGCCAGGTGAACCGGTTGCTGCTTCGTCGCATGACGCCGGACGCCGTGCTGGCGCGGGCCTCGATCGCGGCCGTGATCTTCGCTGTTGTGTTGATGATCGCGGCGGTGACGGGAATTGGCGGGATGTGGAGCGTGCTGCTTCTGCTGTTCGCGGCTCTGGCGTCCTATGGGCTGATGGCGGGCAACACCATGGCGGGGGCGTTGAGCGTCGATCCCCGGCGGGCGGGTTCCGTTTCAGCCCTGATGGGTGGAGCGTCATTCGGCGCGGGCGCCTTGGCGGCCTGGGCCGGCGGAGCGCTGCATGACGGCACGGCCCGGCCAATGGCCGGGGTGATGCTGCTGTGCCTGGCCGGTTCGATGGCGGCGCTGTACCTGCTCGCCCTGCGCAAGCCTCAGTCGGCCTGA